One window from the genome of Neosynechococcus sphagnicola sy1 encodes:
- a CDS encoding type IIL restriction-modification enzyme MmeI, translated as MDTEFPRVRQAHDRNDEILERIYIGRRFKNDTERLEKLFELYTKMTAQPASSQKSATRKRDK; from the coding sequence ATGGATACCGAGTTTCCGCGAGTTCGGCAAGCCCACGATCGCAACGACGAAATCCTCGAACGCATCTACATCGGTCGCCGCTTCAAAAACGACACGGAGCGGCTGGAGAAGTTGTTTGAACTCTATACCAAAATGACTGCTCAGCCAGCATCCTCCCAAAAGTCTGCTACACGCAAAAGAGACAAATGA